The following proteins are encoded in a genomic region of Coffea eugenioides isolate CCC68of chromosome 6, Ceug_1.0, whole genome shotgun sequence:
- the LOC113775674 gene encoding cysteine proteinase inhibitor 3-like encodes MKISTSTSLLCFLCLFGAVSVISESCEEKGFIQMKESESVLGGSHGYRGDQNNGEIESIGRFAVQEHNKKENALLEFGRVIKAKE; translated from the exons ATGAAGATCAGCACTAGTACTAGTCTTCTTTGCTTTCTTTGTCTTTTCGGCGCGGTCTCTGTGATTTCTGAATCGTGTGAGGAAAAAGGGTTCATACAGATGAAGGAGAGTGAAAGTGTTCTTGGGGGAAGCCATGGCTACCGAGGAGATCAGAATAATGGAGAAATTGAAAGCATTGGTCGTTTTGCTGTTCAAGAACACAACAAGAAAGAG AACGCGCTTCTTGAGTTTGGAAGGGTGATCAAAGCGAAAGAATAG